The window TTTCTCCCGCCATATCTGCGACCAATGCTTTCTCTGCAGGAGAAGCCAGGACAACCCCTATGGACTCCAGGACCCAAAGTACAACCAATAATTTCATACTGTGAACACCGGGGAAACATAAAGAAACTATACCTGAAGCAATCAGTCCTATAACCAAGGGCATGATCCTGCCAAATTTATCACTGACCTTGCCCAGCTTTCCAGGTAAAAACCCATATACTACAGCTGCGGGCACAAAAGCGGCCGCCAATTCACCCACATCAGTGGTAAACTTCTCCTGAAGATAAATCATCAGCAGAGGGCTCACCATGGATATTGATATTGCACTGAAAAATACTACTAATAATAATTTTACAAATCCATGGTTCCATTCACTGCTGCCGCAATCAGCCGGTTCATGTCCGAAGGATTTTGTCTCCGGTATATGCCTGTATGCTATATAGCCTGCTGCAATGGACAATACTGCATATCCCTTAAATAAAATACTCCAACCGCTCATAAGAGTGAAATTGCCCATTAATGTAAAGCCTATCAAGGCACCATAAAACGATCCCTTACTGCTTGCACCATCAACTTGCCCAATAGCCGCTCCTTTTTTTTCATCCTCTGCGGTATCTATAGCAATGGAATATGCTGAAATCCACATGAACGAAGCACCTATTGCCTGGACAAACCGGCTCATATACAACATGAGAATATTGGTTGAATATGAGAACAACAACATGGACAGCCCATAAAAGAAAAACGCTGCAACGAAAAAAACTTTTCTGCCGTATTTATCAGTACCTTTCCCGATCACTGGCCTTAACAGCAAAGTTACAAGGCTGAATATTGAAAACAGCCCTCCAATAGATAATGCATCTCCACCAATTTTTTTACTATAAATCGGCAATACAAATGACATTAAACCAAAAGCAAAGGATCCTAACATTACCACTGTTTTTAACTGATGTCTGCTTTTTGATAATTTTTCAATATTACTCCCCATACCATTCACCATTTCTTCCAGCTCTTCCCAATGGGAAAGCAGGGTTTATTCATAATCAACCTGCACCAGACTTCAATTTTTATATCCTTACCTTTTTAATTGCATGCATCAACCATATGTACCGTTTTAAATTTAATTCAACTCTTGATATACCTTAATCCAGTGCCGGATACGAATTAACGTTAGACAGAGCATTGTCAACCGCCTTTTTAATCACAATGCTTGAATTGGTGGCCCCGGAAACTGCATCCACATCAATCTTTTGTTTGGCCACGATCTCGTTTACAATGCCCTCCGCAGATTTGCCTCTTTCATTGTGATGCTCTAACAAGGTTATGTTGGTAATCATGCCATTTTCTACAGCAACCTCTACTTTTGCAGAAATAAATCCGGCATCATAATCGCCAATATACGTACCATCCGGCACATCGGAGGCATTGACATTAACATAAGTAATATTGGCAATCATATCTTTGTATCTTTGAACCGAAAGAAGATAGTCTGCCAGAAAACCTACGCCAGCCATGATAGCTAGCAGGATCGTTACAATAATTATTTTCTTCCCCAAGATATCACCTCCTGAATAATTGTAATTTTTCCTCGTTTGGGGCGGGCTCCCCGCGATGGTGAACGTGTTATTGAAACTTCTCAATTAAATCATCAATAAAAACATCCCGCTGTACCTTGTCATTAAGATCAATCCCCAGTGTCAGGCGCAGGATATCCTTACGCAAAAATGCTACCTGCATGACAGCAGTAATCATAAATGAATTGATCTTATGAAAGTTTTGCATATTCCCGCCGGACAGCCGGCTGCCAAAACCGTAAACAGTACCCATGGTGTTATCCCTTTCCTCAGGCTGCTTTAAATCCCCCAAAATAGAGACTTTTGATATTTCCGGATTATCCATTAAAAAATCCATCACCTGTTTGGCAACCCGCTTGGTGGCTGCAACACAGTCCTCTTCTTCCGTATAGTTTGGGCGAAAAGCACCAATCACCCCGCTGATGATTCCCTGCACACATTCCTCAATCAACTTTTCCTTTGTACCAAAATAGTGATTGATCAGTCCTAAACCTACATTTGATTTTTCAGCAATTTTCCGGATGGTGATGTTTTCTGTCAGACCATTGGATTCCTGAATCAGCTCTATGGTTTGCTCTACGATTCTTTCTTTGGTTTTCTCCGATTTCATTAAGATTCTCCTATCACAGCTTTTACCTCAAAAATAATAGCCATTTTTCTGTTTCCTTAGAATTTGGATTTTCCGTAAGTGCAGAGGGTTCTTGTACCCGCAATCGCACCTTCGGTTTTTTCAATAATGACCAAGTCAGTTATATTCCCTAAATGCCCGAAAGCAATCAGCAGCGAATTCACTGCACTTTTTCAAATTCCATTGGAGCAACTCATTAGCCGTAAACTTTTCATTGTCCTGCGATGAGTCATAATTATTCCCCTTTTGTAATTGAACAACGTTCAATTATAGAATAGATTGCCTTATTCTTTTTGTCAAGTATTATATTATTTATTCAAACAAAAATCTTTGCCCGCAATTGAACTGATGTAAACCTACCACTATATTAATATTGGGGAAATATCCTCTCCTCCTTGTCCGAAATATAAAAAATATATATTGGTGCTGAAAGGTCACCTTAACAACTGCACCATTTGATCAATATTAATAAGCTAAGAGTCATGAATATTTTTTCAGAATGCATTCCATATAATAATTCCGGCAGAGGTATTTCAGCTGTGATTACGGAACAACGGAGGTACATCCCTTACTTGTATAATGAATGCAGCGCTACTGCTTTACATAGAAGTCGAAAACATAAAGTCCAGAGAATGGAAGTGCTTTTCTGTATATGCCTCAGACAAAATCGCATTAGACAGGCGGGAATTGACGAATGCCAATTCCCGCCTGCTCTTGCCGTTAAAATTATCCTCCCATATCCGCGATCCTGAAAAACATCAGGTGTCCGGCACTGCCGGTAACACCAGGGCTTTCCGCCAGTGTCACAGTCTCAACAGCTCCGTTTACAACCTGTACGGTGTCCCCAGCCGCTAATGTTCCAACTGTAGTATTGGTCCCATACGTGACAGCAGCATTTGTAGCTACCGTCTGCTCTGGTATATTTGCATTTGCATATGCTTGCGTAATCAGAGTCAGCCCGATGGGGCCGGTGTCACCAGCAAGCCCGGCGGGGCCGGTAGGGGCGCACATATAAGGAAAATGGGAAACGCTTTATTCTATGTCCCGAATAGAAACTCTCAAAATAAAACATGTTCCGCCACCTTTACACAGTATACAGCCCTATTGGACAAGCAGAGCGGTATTTCTGTATCTGAACAGCAGAACATCGGGCCATGTTGGGCCCGATGTATAAAGAAGGGACTGTGAATCCTTATGGGACTTGACCTAAAAACCAAGCCTTTTTCTAGACTTTTCCGAGCTTGACCCTTCAAAGACTGGCCGTTCCAAGTAAAAAATGATAATGGAATGCGGACTACGGAGGAAGACGTTCAGGATAATGGCATTAGGGCCTTCAGCTCTCATTAAGAACAGAAGGCCCCAGGAATGCCAAAATGATGAAACTATCTAAAATTACACTTCAAGATAAATAATGCTCAGATTTGCGGTTGCAAGAAGTTCGAAAAAGAAAATTTCGTTGCCCGTCACGTTGTTGAGTGTAATGACAGCCGGCGTGGTTGTGATGCTAAGAAAATCTGAACCGGATATTTGCTCACTGTTAATGATCGAAGAAGAGTTTGAGTGAACCACCCCGTTTACCTGTAAAGCAAGTGAGAATGTGATTGCTATAGGGGAACCGCCTACCGCTGCCCACCAATTAACGTAATAGCTACCCGGTTGTTGCAATATGAGCTCTCCTGTACTAGCATTGAAATTAATATAAGTGCCATTGCTGTCAATTAACTGGTTAAACGGAATGAGGTCGCCGTCATTAATCGTTTCCGTCGAGGTAATGATATATTGCACTTGAATACCTGACAGTTGGGCAGGTTGACCCGGTGGGCCTGTCGGACCGGTCACTCCATCTGCTCCCGTTAGGCCGGTGTCACCGGTAGGTCCGGTTGGCCCAGTTGGGCCAGTGTCTCCAGTTAGCCCAATAGGGCCAGTTGGCCCAGTATCTCCAGTAGGTCCGGTTGGCCCAGTTGGGCCAGTATCTCCAGTAAGTCCGATGGGACCGGTTGGGCCAGTATCTCCAGTAAGTCCGATGGGACCGGTTGGCCCAGTGTCTCCGGCAGGTCCGGTTGGCCCAGTTGGGCCAGTATCTCCGATAGGTCCAGTGTCTCCAGTAAGTCCGATGGGGCCAGTTGGCCCAGTATCGCCAATAGGTCCGGTTGGCCCAGTTGGGCCAATATCTCCGATAGGTCCAGTAGGTCCTGTATCTCCAGTTAGTCCGCTGGGGCCGGTTGGGCCTGTAGGTCCAGTAGGCCCAGTTTCTCCAGTAAGTCCGATAGGGCCAGTAGGTCCTGTATCTCCAGTAGGTCCGGTGGGGCCAGTATCTCCAGTAAGCCCTATGGGGCCTGTTGGGCCAGTGTCACCGATAGGTCCGGTGGGACCAGTAACGCCAGTAGGTCCGGTGGGACCGGTTGGGCCAGTATCTCCAGTAGATCCGGTGGGCCCAATTGGGCCAGTATCTCCAGTAGGTCCGGTGGGCCCAATTGGGCCAGTATCTCCAGTAAGTCCAATAGGACCGGTTGGACCAGGGTCGCCAGTAAGTCCGATGGGGCCAGTGGGGCCAATTGGACCAGGGTCGCCAGTAAGCCCTATAGGGCCTGTTAAGCCTGTTGGGCCAGTGGGACCGGTTGGACCAGTGTCACCGGTAAGTCCTATGGGGCCAGTTGCTCCGGTAAGACCAATGGGACCAGTCGGGCCGGTGGGGCCAGTTGCTCCAATAGGTCCAGGACCAGTTGGCCCTGTTGGTCCCTGCGGCCCAGTCGGTCCAGTTGGGCCAGTTGGTCCTAGGCAGCTTCCGGAACCCTCACAACAACTGCGACCAGCGCAACAACTACGACTATCACAGCGGAAATTATCGTTACAATTTCTACAATTACTCATTATAATCCCCTCCTGTTAAGGTGTGGTGTTTTAATTCTTTGCATATAAGTATTCTGTACAGGATTTAAAACAGAATATATAAAGAAACTTTGAATTCTTTATACCCTATAATATGTATTGAGTGACAAGTTTGTCAGAAAACGAATTAGTATGAAAGCAGTGTTTAAAATTGAGTCCAATCGGTGTACTGATCGGAAGTAAGCGTATCATAACAAGCAAACTGCACCCTTTGTTAAGGACATATTAAAAGAGGGTGTTGTAGATATGGTGTAATAAAATAAACACATAGTCAAGGGAATATTGTGAAAGGTAGTCTGCGCTATAGCAAGAAGGAACTTTGATAAAGTATTTAAAATTGTTGCAGTAAAACTTTTTCATAAAGATGGTATGTCTGTTTCAGAAATGCCAAAGGAACTTTTCATTCATTATAGTTCTTTATATCGTTGGATAAGTGAACCTGAAGAATACGAATAAAGTGCGTTCCAGAACGTGGAACCGCGCTTTATTTGTATCAGTATGAAATCAAAAACGAGCACAAGAAAACCTGAAACTTCGTAAATAGCTTGAACTATTAACAAATTCCGGGCCTTCTAAAGAAGAATACATAAGATTTTGTTATAACAAAGAACATCAAAATTCTTTAAACATCAAGAAGGCTTTCAAAACTTTAAATGCATCAAGAACTGGTTAATATAAATTCTTAAATCATAAGTAATGGAAAAGAGACGTTGAAAATCAAATGCTTAGCCAAGAGATCAAACGAGTTTTTAAGAACGTATAGATAGATATGATTCTTTACGTATAGCGAACGTATTGGTTCAGCAAAGCCTGAACATTAATCGAAATCAAATTTCAAGACTTATATGGCTTATGGGCCTTTGCCCAAAAAGCCCATGTTATTGTTACAAAAAATATAATCAAACCTAAAACCACCAAAAAATATTCATAGTAAAATCAGAAAACTATGAGCTATTGCCCCTGGGATCCCTTACATGAGGTTCATATGATGCTGATGTAATAGATAAATCCGGCATATATTGATACATTACCATAATGTACTTATTCTCCATTTTTTCTTTGTATCTGGCTCGGCGCATAGCCGGTGCGTTTTTTGAATAAACGGCTGAAATGAAGCGGATCCGCATACCCCACAGCATCCGCAGCCTGGGTCACAGTACACCCCTGCTCCCGCAGAAGCTTAGCAGCCACATTAATCCTGTAATCTATGAGAAAATCAATGGGCCGGCATTGTGTGTATTTATAAAAAAGATAGGAAAGCTGTGATTTGCTTTTCCCGATATAATTTGCCAAATCCTCCATTGTCAGTGCATTCCTGTAGTTATCTTCTATATAGTCCACAAGCTCTTTCACAATATGGTAATCTTCGGCAGCATTATCCTTCTCACCGTTGAAGAAAATGTTCTGAAAAACCTGGCGGGACAGCAATTGCTTTTGAAGAATGGAATGAATATCTATCTGTTCATTGGCATCGGCCAGTTCTTGCAAAACCGGTAAAACAGCAGGCAAATCAATGGGCATGAAAAACAATAAATTACTGCTTATCTGATGGTAATAAATATTGATATGAGTAAACGGATTATCCCCTAAAACGTGAAAAGTAAGCTGACACCCAGGGCAGCCATGCACCATTGTCCCTGGCTTTGCATTAAAGCATTTATCATCGAACCTTATCTCTGCTTCTCCCTCAAGGGGAAAGATAAATGCTCCGTGTATGGTTTGGTAAGAGGTAGGCTTGTCCGATGGGTATTTCACAAACTTTATTACATTATTCACACGGAACGGGGAAAGCCGATAAGCCTGTTTCAGTATATTCAGAGCAGTTTGAGCCTCCATTTGATCCATCCTTTCTTTCCATATGGTAATAGGGAAACCACCGCATAAGGACAGACTGTTCCTTTGCGGTGTTTTCCCAAATAGGTTTTAATTCGTATGTGTTTATGCTTGTTATGGGAACCTCTCATCCAAGTAAGCCAGTGCCCCGGATAATTTCAGAGGTATATTTTCATGATGACCATAAGAATTCCACTGCATTTCTATATTGCCCTGGGGCAAATGATTCAGGAGTGCTTCATAAGTCTCTTTTGTTGCCTGTGCAGCATTTCTTTTAATATCATGGGCATCTTTCCCTTCATCTTCTCCTGAAGAAAGAAATACGGACACGTTTTTGTTGACCGGAGCATTTTTTTTCACAAACTCAGCCCATTCCGGATACCAGAAGGAACCCGAAATTGAAACAACATGATCAAAAACATCTGTCTTATACAAAGTATATATCCCAAACAGCCCGCCAAGGGAGTGTCCCAATAATGCTGTCTTGGCAGGAGGTACATTGCCAAACAGTTCCTTATTAACGCTTGGAATGAGAACCTTCTCCAAATAATCCAGATATTCCTCTCCCTTGCCTCCGAAATCGGCAAAGCGTTCATGAAGCGCTTTGGCAGGCCAGGGTGTATACTGGGACAGCCGGTTCAAAGGCGGCACTCCGACTAAAAGAAAGGGGTATGATTTCTTTTCTTCCGGAATTTTTTCCAGTGCCTGGAAAATGAGGTCTGCATCCAGCGCATATACAACCGGACAACTGCTTGTTCCGGAAGAAAAGCCGGGTGGCACCAACAGTTCCAAGTCTCTCCCTGCTGCATGAATTGTTTCCATTTGTTCCACCTTAATTAGTTATAGAGGAAGTCTGAAAGTTCTTCCAACGTATCGAAGTTACGCACACCATAGTCCATAAAAGCATCATAGGGTATTTCAATGATCCTGTTATTTACGACAGCCGGTATTGATGCCAGTACTTCTTCATTTTTTATACTTTCTACAGCCTTTGCATCATTTTCCGCATTGCGGTCCGCGGTAATATAAATAATAACATCTGGATTTGCTTCTACAAGGTTTTCCAATGTTAGATTGGAACCGCCCTTATCCATGACATTTACACAATTTAATGCGGAAAGCATTCCATTTTGCAGTTTCGCATTTGCACCGAAAACCACAAATGTTCCTTCCTTATAAGTTGCCATAACCAACACACGAAACGTTTTGTCTCCAGCTGAAGCCGCAACCTTTTCTGAAACTGTGTTGAAACGCTTTGTCAGGTTTTCGGCATATGCATTTGCTTTATCCTGAACATCAAAAATTTCACCCAGGGCAGTTACGTCATCAATAATATTCTTCATGGAAACATCCGTGCTCATATCACTTGCTTTTTGTGCATAAACGTTGATCCCCAGCTCATTTAGTTCCGGAATGGAGCCAAAGGTACCCTCTGCAAACGTTGCGCTGCGTCCGATAATAACATCCGGCTGGGCTGCCGCAATTACCTCTTTGCTGATGGTCATCTTATCACCCAGAATGTCCAGTGAATCATACAGTTCTTTCCACTCCTCTCCCGGTGCATTGTCAATGGCTATTGTGCCCCCAATCTTGTCTGAAAGACCTAAGTTGTAAAGCAGTTCTATGGATGATGCATTGGCTGTAACAACTCTGTCCGGAGCCTTGTTATATGTCTGCCCTATGGTGACAAAGTCACTGCCTTTTGTTTCTACCGTAATCGGATACCCGGTATTCACGCTACCGCTTTGTGAAACTTCTGACGAAGGGGAGGACGTACTTTGTGGGGCAGCAGTAACCTGAGAGTTATCCCCCTTTGGACTGCATCCGCTTAAAATTGCTCCTAAAATCATAGTACCTGCTGTAAAAGCCGCCATGTTCTTTCTCATCCTGTTATTTTTCATTTCTTACTCCTTTTTTAATCAATCGGATATTCGCAATCCGCTTCGCTGCTTAATGAGGTTAAATTTGTCATGTTACACAAGCGGAAAATAGCTGATTGCCATTCCTGCCTGACTGTCCTCTGTTATCTTACAATCCACCCCATAAATCCGGCGTACCATTTCGCGGTCAATAATCTCTTTGGGTGATCCATAGGAATCAATCATCCCTTTGTTCAAAATGTAAATGGCATCGCAATATTGTGCTGCCAAAGATAAATCATGAAGGGCTGCCAAAACGTTAATACCTAAATTTTTGATAATACTTAAAATCTGCAGCTGATATGTAATATCCAGGTGATTTGTGGGCTCGTCCAAAATAAGAAGGGACGGCTGCTGTGCCAGCGCCCGCGCCAAAACAATCCGCTGCTTTTCTCCTCCTGACAAGGTGGCAAAACTTCGTTTTGCATAGCTTTCCATACCTACCTTTGCTAAAGAATCCGCCACAAGATCCCGGTCCTTCTGCTTCTCCCTTTCCAAGGCACCCAGGTGAGGGGAACGCCCCAGCATAACAATTTCTTCAACCGTTAAATCAAAATTTATATTGTTGAACTGCCCTACGACTGCCATTTCCCGGGCCAATGCTTTTGGCTTGTAGCTTTGCAATGGCTTATCATCCAGCATTACCACACCGTCAGATGCCTTTTGCATACGGTATACCGTTTTAAGCAGCGTGGATTTCCCACTGCCGTTAGGCCCTAAAACACCAATAAATTTTCCATTTTTAACCTCCAGGGATACTCCTTTTAAAATCTCATTTGCCGCTAAATGAACTTTTAAGTCCCGTACAGTAACATCCATTCTCAAACCTCACTAACCAAAACGGTAATGCCGTTTTATTAAAATATAGGCAAAAAACGGTGCGCCAATCATAGATGTTACAATTCCAATGGCAAGCTCCCCATTGGGTATTACAACTCTTGCCAGCGCATCCGCCCAAACCAGAAATATTCCGCCCAGCAAAACCGTAACAGGCAGCAGGCGGCGATGGTCCGCTCCCACTACAGCTCTTGCAATATGCGGAATCATAAGCCCCACAAAGCCGATCACACCACAGGCAGAGACCAATACGCCGGTTAAAAGAGCCGCCGCTGCCATATACAGCTTTCTGTAAAAGCTGAGATTTACGCCCAAGGTAGATGCCGCCTCATCACCGAGCAGCATGGTATTTAAAGTCCGGTACTGGCTGAGAAAAAACATGCAGCTGGCAGCCACAACGCAGCTGGGCAAAATAAGGTTATTCCAGCTTCCCCGGGTCAGGGATCCCATTGTCCAGAATTTTATGCTTAACATACCGTTTCCATCGCCGGCTACTGAAATAATAAAATTTGAAAAAGAGGTGCATATGGCATTAATAATAGTTCCGGAAAGAATCAGCTTGCCTGATGTGGCCTGTCCGCCCACAGAGGCCAGGAATAAAACCGCACCGGTAGCTCCCACTGCTCCCAAAAAAGCCAGCAGGGATACCGAAGATATGCTGCCGATGAACGGAATCGCGGTACCGATAAAAACCGCAATCGTAGCTCCCAGCGACGCTCCGGAAGATATCCCCAGAATATACGGCTCTGCCAGAGGATTTTGTACTGTTGCCTGCATGACTGATCCACACAGTGCAAGACCGGCACCTGCGGCAACACCAAGCAAAACTCTGGGAAAGCGGATTTTCCATATGATGGAAGCATTGGCGCTCTTTAAAATTTCACCTGTTCCCTGCCTTTCTATACCAAACAGGCGGTTCATAATGATGGCATATGTATCAGTAAGGGATATGTGTACCGCACCAAGCCCAAGAGCCAAAAATACTGACAGAATGAGGGCGGCACATAAAAGAGCAACAACCAGCCTGAAAGGAAATGACTTTTTATTATTTACGGAACTGAATTTTACCTTTTTCAAAACAGGCCTCCTACTTTTTGTTAGGCAAAACTAACTGCCAGGTTATTATACATAATTTTAGCCTTTGATACAATGGGGAATAATTTAATACCATGGACAATTATTAAAAAACGATACTATGTCAATCCGGACCAATGCTTTAAAAGAGAACAGCGGCCTTGGTTTATCCAAGACCGCCCTTTGGCTTTATTATGTCGTTTTTCATGTAATCTTCCAGATGTCACAGAAGCATTTTAAATTTCCCCTGCCTTGCAGCTTTCTGAATTGCCCATTAATCTATAAGTGAATATATCAGGATGCTTTCAACCTTTTTATCTTTTATATGAAAGCTCATCACATCCACATAATTAACCGGTTCATACCGGAAATCATCCTCTTGGTCACTCAATTCACCTCCCATTAAATTCCCTTCAGGATAAGCCTCTTTAAGCTTTTCAAAGCTATCTCCGACTTTGATATTTCTTACTGTAGGATATTGGGGGTCAGTGATTTCAATACGAAAGATAAATGACTTCTTATCTTCGGCCGCATCAATGGTTTTTATAACAAGACCAGGATATTGGTACTGTTTTTCTGTCAATCCGTTCAGCTGATCCATGTTTAAACCATCGTCCTCAGAATAAGTATGAGATTTAATCTCATCTGCCTTTCCCAGCATACTCTCAATTTTCTGATCATCTGCAATGTCTGAAATGGCAATGGTATTCTCTTTGTACACAAATGCCAGCTGTTTTAGAACAACATTTCCGCTCTTTTCAACCGTGCCTTCTTTTATTATTTCTTCGGAACCATCCGTTGAACTGTCCTCTACAGTCTCAGCCGATGTACCAGCCTGGGTTTCGCCAGCGGAATTAGTTGGTGTGTCGGTTGGCGTATCTGTTAATGCATTTCCTGGTGATTTACCACACCCTCCTAAAACCATTCCGCAAAATACAAAAGATATGGCCATTATAGCCATTTTTCTAAATACCTTCATTGTTATTCCTCCTTCAAATATTTTAAGTCTATTTATTTCTGTCTCAGTGTGATTATAAATGAAAGTTTTATTAGAGTAATAACAAACTTGTATCATTCTTGTAACATTATGCTAATGGAAGCAAAAGTGACACACTAGTCCCGACTCCAATCTCACTTTCTATTATTAACCGGCCTTTAAATTTCTCTACGATCTCTTTACAAAGAGATAGCCCCAGCCCAGAACCATTTGCAAAATTCGAATTTCCAGCCCTGTAAAATCTTTCCTGGACAAGGGAAAGGTCACTCTTATGAATGCCAATGCCCTGATCACTTATCTTTATAACTGCTGTATTTTGATCAATAGAAGTCTCTACTCTGATGTGTCCTCCTTTATCAGAGTATTTTATTGCATTATCCAGAATATTTGCAATTGCGTGTGTCATCAATATTTTATTAACGTTGGCCCAAGCTCCTTTTACCAAATCTGCTTTTATTGATATTTCTCTCTTTTCCGCTTTTGGCTTCATCTCCTCAATAACATGATAAGTTAATTCCGCTAAATCTTCCTTATCCGTGTTAAGCTCCGGTGCTGCATTATCAAATTTGGAAAGGGTCAAAAGCTCATTGATGAGCTTTGTAAGTCGTTCCGATTCATTTACCAGATGGAAGTATATCTTTTTTAAGTCTTTATCCTCATTTTCTCCCTCGTATAAATATTGAGAAAATCCCCGAATTGCGGCAAGGGGTGTCTTCAGCTCGTGAGAAACATTGGAAATAAACTGCTTTTGATACTGTATATAGTCGTTTAATTTAATACCCATCTGGTTTAATCCTGCTGCAAGCATCCCA of the Lacrimispora indolis DSM 755 genome contains:
- a CDS encoding sensor histidine kinase, which produces MKYATRLLLSFLFFSILSFSIIIIWVNKAIDHYSFVTIEKQMMEKADICELSFREILTKYEKSTDQEEASHVAKAVLEVLKASGKEVRIYDNHLKLLGLAEDGIVVYHSSPKIFIDNIKNALKGNYSYTVTNKSLIYFAIPIQDKYYQNAYIFEIVEDISYFYDIMDKIRFVLIIGAGGFIFLITLSSFYIARKTTKPIKYLLGATEKFSRQQFDPVELKRKDELGMLAAGLNQMGIKLNDYIQYQKQFISNVSHELKTPLAAIRGFSQYLYEGENEDKDLKKIYFHLVNESERLTKLINELLTLSKFDNAAPELNTDKEDLAELTYHVIEEMKPKAEKREISIKADLVKGAWANVNKILMTHAIANILDNAIKYSDKGGHIRVETSIDQNTAVIKISDQGIGIHKSDLSLVQERFYRAGNSNFANGSGLGLSLCKEIVEKFKGRLIIESEIGVGTSVSLLLPLA